The DNA window CTCATGTGCAGCAGTCATAAACCTAAACTGCCATTGTCATGACAACCAGGTCAACAGGTCAAAATGTTGACTACAGAATGActacaacatttattttcacatgATACATTGTGAAAATTTAATTACAACATTATGAACATTTTCAGGCAAGTAAAAATTAGCTTCCTGCAATTACAATTGCAAAATAATGCTTATACATGCGTATACATGCTACACACcacacacaactttttttttttttaacatgattacttACTTTCTGAtgagtaaatatttaaacaaacaagagGCCTAGAGTTACACAGCAACTCACCAGAGTTTCTCTAGTTTACAGTTCTCtttcagtccatcagaaagCAGCTTCACTCCGTAATCTTCCAGATTATTATTGCTCAGGTCAAGATCCTTCAGACTGCTAGAGTCTAATTTAAGAACTGAAGCAAGAACTGAACAGCTTTCACCTGTTAGATCACATCGACTGAGCCTGAAAATAAAGATTGAACAATATCAAAAAAGGAAGATTCTATTCATTTTAGGAAAAAGATTAACTCAAAAATTCAAGTTTTCAAGTAAtgcagctgtttttttagcCACTTAAAATTAGTGTCTGTgagataataaaaaatgtaacactacAAATTAAATTTCAAGTGTCAATTAACAAAATtcttaaatgaattaaatcaaaTCTCAAGGTTTTGACAGAAGTGAAAAGACAGAGTAAACAGAATATCTAGTTAAACCATATTATTGTGATTGTTATTTTGTTCAGTGTAGCTGATGGTGAAATGTACTCACTTGAGTATCTTCAAATCACACACAGGATTCTTCAGTCCCTCACAGATCTCTTTGACTCCTGAGTCCAGCAGATGACTGTTGTTCAGGTTCATCTCTTTCAGGATGGTTTTGGAGGAGAGAACAGTAGCTAGAACTGAACAGCTTTTTGCTGTCAGCTCACAATTATTCAGCCTGAAACAACatgcttttatttaacataCTGTACTTCAGCACATACAATATTTAACACACATCAGATCAACaggtctttatatatacacatacggctatacttttttataatgaataatgtattaaattatacaacattttatatatgtaatttataaaaaaaagttcagctCATACTTAACCCTTGTGCgaccttttggacattttttttttttttttttttttttttttttttttatcattttgcctGTGTTATTGCCAGCTGCAAACATTTTGGCGCAGgggtgtatttttattggaattttcCCATTTCACTTTCATTTCCTTTAATATATCTATTTTGCACCAGGTACAAAAAAATAGTTTCTCTCAGAACATTAGAAACAAAAATATCCCTTActgaaacccattaaaactgctatttttattcacagtgatatttaactgtaaaatgatgcactttttgttaatagactttcattctgttggcaaggctttatttatttattttttttttttaccagatggtggctttttttttttttagatttagccaataaagcaaatactcgctttatttctgttttctgcttctgcatattatagagccaattggataaataatgcggctataattgtgtgggtgtgttggtatggataccagagtgtggtttgtatgcgtgtcataaaaaaattgtttgtgcttgtaatatttgagagaGTAAAACTctactgcaaatcacaaatccaaccactTTTTGTGTTGCACCACTATTTTTACTTCAGTTTGCTGACATGGGTCATCTAATGGACCAAAAATTTGGTACTgtgcccaaacaaaatcttcctgaaagctaattttttgagatatcga is part of the Labeo rohita strain BAU-BD-2019 unplaced genomic scaffold, IGBB_LRoh.1.0 scaffold_491, whole genome shotgun sequence genome and encodes:
- the LOC127160914 gene encoding ribonuclease inhibitor-like, coding for FLKSAAAEEACDYLTKVLGTSPLLLKELDLSEDKLGNLDWEKLSALLMDSHSKLEKIKLNNCELTAKSCSVLATVLSSKTILKEMNLNNSHLLDSGVKEICEGLKNPVCDLKILKLSRCDLTGESCSVLASVLKLDSSSLKDLDLSNNNLEDYGVKLLSDGLKENCKLEKLW